ATGTATATTTGATGTTGGAGTTAAGAACGTTGGCtattgaaagaatgatgaaaaaggatattattggtaatctaaaaaatccaaaaattgattcttgaagcaaaaaaaaaaaaaaagcagcaaaaagaaagaaaaagaaaaagaaagaaggaaaaaaaagcaaaaagaaaaaggcactagctctttaaaccaataGGCAAGAGCAAGGGTCCAAggttttgagcatcaatggttaggaggatgtaaaagaaacaaaatcttGGCTTAAAAGTTTAAAAGAGCTGATTCccctaactatatgcttgtggtgtgaaggtgtcaagtgaaaaacttgagactgagcagttaaagtcatgatccaaagcaaaaagagtgtacttaagaactctggacaccactgGCTGGAGATTCTAGCAAAGTTGAATCACAATccgaaagggttcacccagttaagtgtctgtggtgtttatgtatctggtggtaatacagGAAAACAAGGCGCTTAGGGTCAaagccaagactcaaaagaaactgtgttcaaaaataaaaaagaactaaactaggagagtcaataataccaTCTCGATTCTAAGTTCTTAAAGATGCCAGCACTTCTAAGCTTCAaaggaaagtgagatgccaaaactattcagaagtaaatagccactagtcccactcatctaattgaaattgagcttcattgaaaattatgagatttattgtatctttctcttctttttaatcctactttgtttttggttgcttggggacaagcaacagtttaagtttggtgttctgatgagcggatattttatatgctttttggcattattttcatatagtttttgttatgttttgttcaagttttattatattttcataggttttactgaaaaattcacatttttggattctactttgagtttgtgtgttttatgatgatttcaggtattttctggttaaAATTGAGGAGTTTTGGCAAAGTCCGATTTAGAGGCAAGGAAAGCGTAGCAGATGCTGTCAGATTCTGACCTCCGTGCACTCAAATGAGAATTTCCaaagctacaaaggtccaaatgatacGTTCTCAATGTCGTTGGAACGCTAACttttagagctttccagcaatacaTAATGGTCTATACTTTTCTTCGAAGGAGCCTGCCCAttctgggtgttgaacgccaaagAGCTAcagctggcgttcaatgccctaAAGGAGATCCAaaactggtgttgaacgccaaccaCCCCCTAATGGGTGTTTAATGCCCACCAAGAGCAAAAGGCAGCATGCTTCACTTCCCATTCCTCAAAGTGGACGCCAAGGTCAACCCAAGTACTCAACCAAAGTGGGCCCAAGGATGGATTTTGCACCTCTAGTCTATTCTATCATATTTTTGTACTTCTTAGTTACTAGGTTATTATATATAGAACAAAGATCACCCCTATTAGAGATCTTTGCCCATTCGAATTTACATTACTATTTTCTATACAGTATGAGAAACTGAACCTCCtatgttaaggttaggagctctattgattcttatggattaataatatcactattctatttcaatctatgcttgattccattctaagatgtatcttcgttcttcatcctatTGAATTGGGAGTGTAACTTGATTGTCATCCCTATTCTACATTGGTTCTTGCGAGTCCTTGACAGGATAGTATTGAACCacaagcttgattatacatctcttagacggctaatccacgacttcgtagGCGACTTGGAGACATCAGTTCAGCTGAGGTACGGGGCGATTAgggcctttgtggtataggctagaatcacGAGGTAGCATTCTCTGATCCAAAAGATCCGACATTGTCtatggcattttgagtaggattacCAAGGGAATGGACTGCAAGAGCTTCACCCCTattcagattggatgaccacTGACCTGGCGTTTGATATGAAGtagaggagattaatgaccactGACCTGGCATTAGTCACTTACAGCCTGCCATGGAATGCATCATCAGAAGTTAAAGTAGACAGATGAGAAAAGTTGATCCAGAAGGAGGAAGCATCTCAGAAGCCTCAACTGTTCTCTTATCATTGATTTCACACCTATCCACTAACACTttatttattctgtttttatgCGTTTTACACAAAAACTATATTTTCTATCCGCTTGattaagatctacaagatagcAATTTCTTGTTCAatccaacaatctccgtgggatcgatcctcacTTACcagaggtattacttggacgacccggtacacttgctggtcTATCTGTGCGAAACTTGCGGAGTTCAATTTCACGCACTAGCTGTAAAATCGACAGACGAGCTCATTAGTCATAAGGCagacatacatcatatgcatttgtatgttttgcttcggtgtgcattgttttggtttgcttatCTATTTAACTATGCTTATCTACTATTTGGCCTACTTGTTGTATTTGCATCCTATCTGTGTTTTTCTTGTTTGTATTGTATGTGTGTGCAACAAAGAGATCCCTCATGCTGGTGGTGGTGAAGCTGAAGGTTATTTTTCTGATGTGATGATTTGATTGCTGATTTGGTTGAGTTGCTTGAGTTGGGTGCTGTGATTTATTTTTGATTGAAGTattagtaaagtatgaaaaatcaagCTGATTCaccatagacttaatgaacctatgcttggaacaaGTTGGTCATTCATACAGTCGAAAAAACTGATTAagattttcttataagaaaagaaatgttttagatttctaaaaaaaataaatattatttctttaaaaatgtTTTGGATGGTTAGCCATTGGTTTTCAAAAGATTCACAGGACGAAGATAATCACTGCTTTAAAATCAATTCTTAAACTCTCTACTGAGAATCCTTTTGAGGACGATGCTCTCACTCCcctacaaatttttttttcagtgACAACTTCAGGAAGCTTTGGCATGAAACCGCGATTGAACTACAGAactttatgtatatatatgttttcattttctatatttgatttagtcttatattttattttactccTTGTCATTtgtcattttaaattttagaggGACAGGACCTGTATATTAAGAAGTTTTGGATAAGTCTATGTATTTATTATGATAAGAATACGATATGTGACTATGTAATTTTAAAgcaaaggctcaatattaaataaaaagtaTCAAATTAAAGGATTAGAGGTAAGTAACAGTTGAACTATTAGTATGATCATGAGATGTTAAAAGTAAGGGTGTTACAAAGGGTTTGGTGATGGAGTATttggaagagagagaaaataatattttagagatgatgaaaatgaataagttttggagggtaaaattggaaaaaaaattgacCATAGTTTGACTAAAACATTTGAAGATAAGGATAAAACTGAAAACAAATTTAAACTTATTAggggtatttttaaaatttttaacaaatttcaaggataaaaatatactttatttttatattaatgattttaactaatattaattcaaacgacactgaattttttaaatttatacaaaataattttttttctaaaatttcaatttcacaataagttttattcaaaaaattcaaaaataaataagaattacTAGATTAAAAATAGAACAATTAGCAATAAAAATGAGTAGACTAATATATAGATCTTAAAAACTCagagaaaaaaatatcaaataaattataaataaaaattcaacttgtaaaaaattattaaattcgcaaaacaaaaaaaatcaaaatgataataaaataaacatagaaaaataatattaaaaaatttataaaaaataataaaataataaaacaatcttttaataaaatttttgttaaaaatttaaattttaaataaattaaaaaattagtattaaAGTCAAAGTAACGATTTCAAGAatataacaatattttttaaattaaaagaattagGTTGATGACTAATTGAttgccaaaaataataaattcgaataattttataatatttttctgtattaaAATCTTGATTaaagatttaaaatatttatatgacGAAAAGTTGAAAGATAAAAGGAATAAAAATCTATGTACCCGCTTGATTTTCTTGCTTCATTTTTCTCTGTTTGTTTGTTTTGTGTTAGtgaagattatttttttttctcttaataaTTCTTTTAGTATGTATACATCCAAACTCAATAACTTGTTTTAAACAGAAGTGATGAAGATCAGAATCAAAGAGACCTGGCCTTAAGATATTATTTTTCAGAAAATCGAAGTTACACGCACGTATGACGTATATATAAGAATAACAATTCATCAATTTAAATATAAGaagtttaatatttaatttatttatttagtttatcTAAATAAATCTCATACAGTCATAAGTTATAAGCCTTCcgacaataaaaattaaagctCCTTTAATTAAAGAAAGAACTCTATTCTCACAAATAGTTAAGACTACTCATCATCTTTTAAATCCGATGACAACTTTAATTTGATATAGTAAAATTTCTGTGTATATGCCGATATATATGCTTAATTATTCATAGTATACCAAAACAATTTAGTCCACATAACTAGTGAAGATGCTAAAAGGAAAGATTTCCCATCCGCAATTAATGTTAGATAGCGACAAATTTTTCTGAGCATATATGGAAGAAGGTTCCAGGCACCAAAACTCTCCAATAGTAAGAAACATACACATATTTGGTTTGTTGACTGGAATAAAAAGTTGTGTAAAGCAGCCACAAAAGACTGAACCCGTTACACGCATGAATGTTCAAAGAGATTGCTCCCTAAGCTAAATGACCAACGCGGCAATTtcttagttttcaaaatcatgTGATATACGTTGCTATATATAGAGGCCCATACTCGAGTAATTAATTCCATTCACTTATAACTCACAAGCACCAAGACAGTAATCTGTATTCTCTTTGTCTTACAAACAGAAACGATATCCAAAACGAAGCCAAGTGACGAAGATACTTTAGCACAACCAAATTAAACTATAGTGTGAGAGGGGAAAAAAATGGGGCTGATGTCACCATTCTTGAATTGCTTTGTTGCAACCTCATCCTCATCGGCACAAGTGTCAGATTATTGTGAAGGACAAGGTTCTGATCGTTCGAAATCATCAGCATCTTCTTCGGAGAAACCAAAGAGCAAGTCATCAAAAGTTCCAATTGTAGTTTCTTATTTCCCAGTCAATTATTATCCCTCACGCTTGTAGCGCGTATTGATCTATCTCATCACTAATGTGTATGACTACTTAATTTTTACGATTGATTTATTCTTTATGTAagatttcatttatttttatagtaacAGTGTAACATatattaaattgtatttttaagtTCATGCGAACTTAAATAAATTTACTATTTACAAGTATTCACAAttacgtgaaaaaaaaaaaaaaaaatcaattatggTTGTCCGTTTTGTTGGTAAGCGCCAGCAATTTCAATACAAATAATTATATgagttatattattttagtaatttccAGAAATACTACTAGAAAACTATTTATTATAAACGAATATTTTGCAACAAATCTTATTCCACGGAAATACAGACAGATTTTATGGGGGAATTTCTGTCAAAAACGAAGGAAAATGAATTAACATAAATTACAGACAGAAAGGAGAATCTCTCGATAATTCTGTgggaaaaattaatttttttcgtgagaAATAATTaccaataaaaaatctatttGTGTTTAAATGAACAAAAATACTGCGTTTTGTTAAATTACAGACAAAAATTCTGTCTATAATGAGATAATACTCAATTTGGTCCCTGAACTTACACGCGAGACTCAATTTAGTCCCTGAAGTTTTAATTGCCTCTATTTAGTCCCCAAACTTTGTGAACATAACTCATGTTAGTCCTTGAAACAATTTTCAACGTACAAATGTTAACGGAACACTGTTGTGACAGCCGGATGCCACGGTAAACTTTGTAAAATAGTGTCGATTTCGTTTTGGCACTCAAATAACCCAAAAACAACATCCTAAATggtgtttattaaaattttatctaaCAAAATAAGTAATACGATGCTGTTTTTGAGCTACTTAAATGTCAAAACCAAAATTGCATCATTTTACAAGTTTTAACGTGACATGTGATAGTCTACAACAGCGTTCTATTAacgtttttatactaaaaatgtTGTCAGGACTAATATGAGGCACGTTTATAAACTCCGGGGACTAAATAGAGGCAATTGAAACCTCAGAGACTAAATTGAGACTTGCGTGTAAGTTCAGAGACCGAATTGAGTATTATCTCgtctataatttaaaatattccGTCAAAAAAATTGAGTTAAGCCTAGCATTACCCTCACCTTATCGAACTCTATTCACACTCCACACAAATAAAACGAGTTTCTTCCTCTCTCTGTCCACGAGCTGCTTCTTCTCTCCGTTGCACGAGCTTCTTCCGTCGCTGCCGTAACCGCTCGCGTCTCACGATCTCTCTCTGTCATCCCTTGCGTCGCACGAGCCCCTCCGCCGCCGCTCTTGTTGCGTCTACTCCCTTTGTCGCCATCATTGCAGAACCCTATCTGCCACTCTTGTCGCGTCTGCTCCCTTCATCACCGTCGTCGCACGAGCTCCCTTCGCCACTGCTCTCATCGTATCTGCTCTCATCACTGACCTCAGCAACGGCCAATCGCCGGTCATCCTCATCCACCGGTTCAGGAATCACTACACTCATCCTAATTCAAATTGGTATGGTTTCGCATCGCTTTCAATTTTGAATTCTTCtcatttgaaattttttaagtttgttCTTTTGTGAATTTTTAACGATGCAGCTTTTGTGGCTCCAATCTGCCATGTGGGAATCACATGTACACAAAATAAgtcacttcatctcttcttcgGTCTATATCTTTCAATTTTTCGCTAATTTGAATTTCCTAAACTAGTTAATACTAGTTTAGAATCATCAATTTCAGTTTTCTGCTATCAATTTAATACAGTTAATACTAGTTTGGATAATCATTTACTTCATCAGTTTATTGCCATTGCCATTTTCAGTATCTGATTTGTTTGTGTGAGAAATGAATGTGGTGGATaggtttttaattttattttaatatcattGGATATTAGGAAAATCATTTGAAAGTGTATAGCAGTATTAAGAGAGTTCTTGGTCATGCACCTGCAGCCACAAGTTCTTCACAGCATTTCTGAGGTATATAAAATGTTCAatgatattattttataatgGATACATGCTGAATTGTAAGGTGTGTTGTATTGTATTATATTGTATTGTGTGTGATGTTGAATAATTGAAGTGTTGATCATGGTATGATTAAAGTGAACATTATATTATCATAAAGAATGGTGTGTGCTGGCAATGAAGCAGAAACAATttgtaaataaatatatgaGATGCAGTCACTTGAGCTTATGGTAAACTATTTAACTACCAATGTATACTTCtgagtttttgaaattttgaaagtTGATAATGTATGTCTCTTCAGAATCTTTTACTTGGTTTTTGTCTTTTTGATATCTTATTTGAAGCATTGTTTAATGGATATCGGATGATTAATGTAGCTGATTCCACCTAATGAGAAAATGCTTGCATGTTGCAGTTTTTAGGACTGGTGCTGTAAATGCTGCATCAGGATCAGCCTATACAGAGTTTGGAAATACCAAGGTCATTGTATCTGTGTGAGTAATTCTCTTAATTGGATTGTGTTAATTACTAAATCAGCTTGCTCTGGTGTGTTTTTTCGTAGCTCTCGTTTGTTCTTTCGTGTAACATGGATTCCTGTGTTAGCTTACTTGCTTGGTGCTGCCCCAAGAACACTTGCCACTTCTGCACCCTAATTCTATCTGGAGAGCCGACAACTCTGTCAAAACATCTTCAACTCTGGAAATATAATAAAGCTTCCTCATATTCCTTTAATGTATGCACAAAATTTGGCTTCTGTAAATGAGTTCATTGGGCAGTcttggactcctgggataaggtATATATATCCTTCAATTATAATCATTTACACCATTTTCATCATAACTTTCAGAGCTATGTAATAGTATTTATTCACAGGTTAATGCTGTAAAGTGATGATCTCTATTTAGTATGCATTCAAGCCAGTAATTTCCTTACTCCCTCGATATTTACTCACTAGGTCTTCTCTTTATTACAGACCATACAAAATCAGATCACCAACTATACCTTGTCATCCCAGGAAAGCATTTCAAACAAAGAGGAATGGTTCTCCCATTTCAACCTCTTTCCATGGCTTTCAGCAATATCAATTACTATGTGGATGTCCCTTTGGTGCGTAAAAAGAAATCCCCATCGCCCCTAAATGTATTCTTAAAGATATTTGATTAACTATTTCTTCAGGAATTGAAACAACAAGGGATACAAGAAGAAAGACTGCAATTGCTTGTTAATGTTACTGGAGCTTTTAGGCCTGGAGTGTTGACAGCATTGGTTGGAGTAAGTGGGGCTGGAAAAACCACACTAATGGATGTCTTGGCTGGAAAAAAAACTGGAGGTGTTATAGAAGGGAACACATACATATCTGGTTATCCCAAAAGGCAAGACAGTTTTGCAAGAATTTCTGGTTATTGTGAGCAGACAGATGTTCATTTCCCTTGCTTGATTGTCTGGGAGTCGTTATTGTTCTCTGCTTGGCTCCAGTTATATTCAGATGTTGATTTTAAAATGCAAAAGGTAAAGAGTTACAAAGGTGTATATTCTCCTTACTACATGCAACATATGCTAGtttctattatataaatatttttttggtgaatTCTATCATATCATATAGAAGAGAGATTCTTTCTATATGTATAGAAATTGTTGTCATTCTCCTAGAAAAATAAGtctctagagagagagagagagagtgcaATTAAAACTATAATGGAAGATAAAAGCTAATCTTGGTGCAGGGTGTGGACCCACTACAATggattaattaaaatatttaatgatGTAAAGTTGATTAGTTATTAATTACGAATGATAATGATAGGCTGTTTTTTTTTAATGGATTTAAGTTTCTGGGGCAGGCCATTTTTTTTGGATTTGGGtcttaattgaattttttttatgaaaaacgaaaataataaacataatatcTTATGGATTTGGGggttatttgaatttttttttgtttgagtcttaatttattttttctgtaTAGATGTAGGtattgattgattttttttatgaaaagtAGACAACTTTTTTTGTCATGGAAGATGTATTTTTGTGTTcttgaaaatattaatttagtcTTATTTTCAcatgttatttttattctaatactCTCAGCAATCTTATTCTTAATAATGTTTTAGACTATAATCATTCATTAGTTATGATTTTGTTATTAGTTATATGGTTCATTTTTATAGTAGGATAAATAATTTAcgttataaaaaatttataatagtgcacaagaataaaatactttagcatttagaatttaatatttgCTCGTTTAGAGTTTATTTTGatgataatattttttgtacgtgataaaatttttgtattataaCGATTATAAATCGATGATAGAATTTAGTGTTTAATTGGAATTATTTTCGTAAAATCTTGgcaaaaattttgaatatatttagtaaatatagttgttaaaatttcaaaatataatttataatttttacgAAAAATGAAATATGTATGTTTTTTTTCATGAGTATTTTACTAAATGACATCATGCTATTTAACAAGTTATATTCAACCTtgacaataaataatttattgatgAAAAAATAATCACAAAAAGAATATGTGTGTGTCTGGTAAGATTAAAATGAGGGTAAATCACATAAACAAACTAAATACGTTCTCTGTGTGTGTATGTGTGACCGGTAAGATTAAAATGAGGGTAAATCACATAAACAAACTAAATGCGTTCTAAATTTATATGAATGTCGAAAATGCAAAGTGGTTATATGAATTTATTACAATTTTTTGTCAAAACCATTAAATCGAAACCCATGAATTTGATTTACCTTGAGTGTGGTTCGATTCTTATATAGTTTTGATTTATCTCCATGAAAGCTTCTATTAAATCAAAGCTATTGATTTCACTTTACGCAAATTAAATCCAATAGATTCAATTTACACGAAATAGTCTtcactaaaatatttttttgtagtaAATTGATTCCAATCAATTCGATTTACTAGTACACCtactaattcgaatcatatGTAATTGAAACATTCATATACTCGGTTTGCATCTAGGACATTCATGTAAAATTGAAACTCATTCAATTTATTTATGTGATTTATCCTTCAAATGAATGTTGTCATTTTTATACATTCAATTAGTTAATACAGAGATTAAGTAGAGTATTATCTATTATCGGATATGATATAATATCATTCCTTCACGATTCATTTAAGTGAATTTTATTGCTATTTTTTTTActctttctttttatatttaattcgTTCTAAAATTATGAAATGATAAGTATTGTTATAAAAATGAATCCTTTAAAAAATGagtcttataaaatttttttaaaaaataatgatttaCTTTGTATtcataatatttaaataaagtcTAACACattaaaattggattaaaagccatttaaattctttttgttgtttcattatttttaaacttGTGAATAAAATGGTTTAGTTATTCAGATTTATTGTTACTTGATTTAGGATTTAGTGTAAGATGCCCTAGGATTTAGGTTTTAGTGTagaaaattttagaatttacaATTTAGAAATATATTGTTTAAAATTTATGGTTGGATGGTTTAGAGCTCACGATTGGATAGTTTAAATTTCATGATTAAGAAATCAGGTTTGTGGTTTATTGTTTAGAGATTAAAATTAGATGCTTTAagtttttcattttaaaattggattgctaattattttaatatttaatgataAGGAATTTAGTGCTTAGGATTgacatttttaataaaatttaaaaaatagatacAATATTGATGaccaatttttttatacttaacaatgttaatttagttattaatttatttatgtgTAGGTTAATTTAATGATAACGTAAATTATGTGTAAGTTAATAGTTAATGtgaacaaaaatatttaagtaattgttatttaaatttttatttgctagtaaattatttttaaaataaagatacggTGAAAAACTGAAtttgtaaaaaattattgttttatTGGTTAGAATGTTTATttgaatttagaatttaattccTTGTGTGTTAGTTAAATTTAAAGcagttaattttttatgataggTATGGTTATTGCTGGTCAAAATTTTATCTCTGCATTGATGGAGGATTGCTGTTGGGACATGACAAATTATGATGGTAGTAACATGTTGAGTATTGACGAATAAATGATTCTCGTTAGGTAGGAGGTGCttgaattaataaaaaaagatatattttaattaataatttatattcgATACATTCGAGGTTAATTTAATAATGTATAAGTATTTTAGTATTTTactatatataattatgtaGGTATTTATTGTGGTGTCTAAAATTTTTGATCAAAttgtcaaaaaaattaaatggtttattttagatttaaaaagataaaagtaaaataattataataaattaaaaattattagaaaaaataaatcaaacaaaattaggcatcaattaaaaaatatcatatagATGGctaaattatgtatatattaacATATAGATGATCACTTAATAATATGTAGATAGACATATTTATACAAATAAACCACAATGACCGCAGGCAACTATAAACCTTAACAGGCACGTCGGAGTTTGGAAATGAGAAGACAATACGCTTCGATTGAAAATCAACCACAATGACGGCATGAGGAATGGCGGTAGTGTGGAGGGGCTGATGGCTAGTTTTATACTGTCTGAGAAGAACTTAAAAACTAGAGAGGAGGGTCCAAATGGTGAGGAGAATAACTCCACTTTTTCTATCGGACCCTAATGATTCTAAACAAAATGTATTCAAATCACCCCAAACCCACAAAATactatatttattatttttgtttttcataaaaaaaatcaattaagaCCCAAATCCAGGAAAAAAACTTGGCCTGGCCCAGAAATTTATCTccactaaagaaaaaaaaacaaaaaccagCCTATCATTATCattcat
The Arachis stenosperma cultivar V10309 chromosome 7, arast.V10309.gnm1.PFL2, whole genome shotgun sequence genome window above contains:
- the LOC130941293 gene encoding ABC transporter G family member 32-like gives rise to the protein MYAQNLASVNEFIGQSWTPGIRPYKIRSPTIPCHPRKAFQTKRNGSPISTSFHGFQQYQLLCGCPFGIQEERLQLLVNVTGAFRPGVLTALVGVSGAGKTTLMDVLAGKKTGGVIEGNTYISGYPKRQDSFARISGYCEQTDVHFPCLIVWESLLFSAWLQLYSDVDFKMQKVWLLLVKILSLH